In the Populus trichocarpa isolate Nisqually-1 chromosome 1, P.trichocarpa_v4.1, whole genome shotgun sequence genome, one interval contains:
- the LOC18096764 gene encoding uncharacterized protein LOC18096764, translating into MQQREVEGEVEGERERGKEVRKEAMESMTERLSSLENLYFPRALQSHATNPSQRKSILLDLLSRDAAVFLERYGAQLNSEELREFDILNYDYEINWHLKNIRTKMSPTSEELKSRSVTVKNRRLAYLDKLVLDGKYFSEDAMREREPYLHHEFVGKFQDPSARGMARPGERWSETLMRRCEEAILVSKIREEQQRLGVDEMEWVGNERNQQQQEEEEEEEEEEEHDVEEGNEEAKKVNGGVSSTEMSEDSKLAQSSKAEHDEAATLSAEEMGDMMGQFTYIMHQKFLAGEDHQHLDYSKIDDDETLDDHWLREANHDAEDKYFAEDEEDG; encoded by the exons ATGCAGCAGCGAGAGGTAGAGGGAGAGGTAGAGGGAGAGCGAGAGCGAGGAAAAGAAGTGAGGAAAGAAGCAATGGAGAGCATGACAGAGAGGCTCTCTTCATTGGAGAACCTCTATTTCCCTCGCGCTTTACAATCTCACGCCACTAATCCCTCTCAACGCAAGTCTATCCTCCTCGACCTCCTCTCTCGAGACGCCGCCGTTTTCTTAG AGAGATATGGAGCGCAATTGAACTCTGAGGAGCTACGGGAATTTGATATCCTAAATTATGACTATGAGATAAACTGGCaccttaaaaatattagaacCAAGATGAGTCCTACTTCGGAGGAATTGAAGTCCAGGTCTGTGACCGTGAAGAACCGCAGGTTGGCTTACTTGGATAAACTCGTACTTGATGGGAAATATTTCTCAGAGGATGCCATGAGGGAGAGAGAGCCGTATTTGCATCATGAGTTTGTTGGCAAGTTTCAGGATCCAAGCGCTAGGGGAATGGCCAGGCCTGGAGAGAGGTGGTCGGAGACTTTGATGAGGAGGTGTGAGGAAGCCATTTTGGTTTCCAAGATTAGGGAGGAGCAGCAGAGGTTGGGCGTGGATGAGATGGAATGGGTGGGTAATGAGAGGAACCAACAGCAacaagaagaggaggaggaggaggaggaggaggaagaacaCGATGTTGAAGAGGGGAATGAAGAAGCAAAGAAAGTTAACGGCGGTGTGAGTTCCACTGAG ATGTCCGAGGACAGCAAGCTTGCTCAATCTAGTAAAGCAGAGCATGATGAGGCAGCAACTTTATCGGCAGAAGAGATGGGAGATATGATGGGCCAGTTTACCTATATCATGCACCAGAAGTTCCTTGCTGGGGAAGATCACCAGCATTTAGATTACTCAAAAATAGATGATGACGAGACCTTGGATGATCACTGGCTGAGGGAAGCGAACCATGATGCTGAGGATAAGTATTTTGCTGAAGATGAAGAGGATGGCTAA